TGTTTTATTGGGATTATCATTTTATTAATTCTTCAGAATCTTATAAATTTATCACATAAATCACTGATATTTAAGGAGACCGTTTAAATTATGAGAATTCTACTTGCTTTAATTACTTGTTGTCTCCTGCTTTTTTCCTGCAAAGGATCTCATGCGGTAACTGATCAGGCAACAGCCCAACAGGAAAAAACAGCCGTTGATAGTTCATCCTCAACTGATGCAGATACAGAGGATAATGTCAAGGTAGCGGGCGTTCCGCAAAAGGCTTATACCGTTGCTGCTTATATAGCTAAAAACA
The DNA window shown above is from Pedobacter cryoconitis and carries:
- a CDS encoding ribonuclease domain-containing protein, whose protein sequence is MRILLALITCCLLLFSCKGSHAVTDQATAQQEKTAVDSSSSTDADTEDNVKVAGVPQKAYTVAAYIAKNNKAPQGYVGGTVFKNREGLLPQGIAYKEYDVNPKVKGQNRGTERIIIGADGIRYYTGDHYKTFTKF